In Hamadaea flava, a genomic segment contains:
- a CDS encoding AAA family ATPase: MLTRLEVQGFKNLLDVSVDFGPFTCIAGANGMGKSNVFDVIEFLSYLATDTLVESSQRVRGSSGMRGGDPRDLFWDGYRDHDRVIRLAAEMVVPREVEDDLGAPARATTTFLRYEVSLGYERPTGEGSVGRLSLLSEELRHIRRGEAAKFLKFPHSAKRFRSAVVVGERRGGAFLSTEYRESGTVINVHGDGGSFGKPQPRAAARAGRTVLSTVTTNDYPTILAARREMQSWRRLALEPSALRAPDGLTAPRQLNPDGRHLAATLYRIAHDRTQASGELGPEATYARVAGRLSDLSGVGVKGLTVELDQVREVFTLFLEERGDLRLPARALSEGTLRFLALCVLLEDPTFTGLICMEEPENGIHPANLPAMLQLVKDLAVEPDEAPDETNPFRQIIVNTHSPGVVQLCSTDDLLLAEVRPQLAPDGSFVRALSLLPFRGSWRAASGEPYFTEADVIAYLVAPPDTQLMLPLEFVK, from the coding sequence ATGCTCACACGCCTGGAGGTTCAGGGGTTCAAGAACCTCCTGGACGTTAGCGTTGATTTCGGCCCATTCACCTGTATTGCTGGTGCGAACGGTATGGGCAAGTCGAACGTGTTCGATGTAATCGAGTTTCTTTCATACCTAGCAACCGACACCCTCGTCGAGTCGTCCCAGCGGGTTCGAGGATCCTCAGGTATGCGAGGCGGGGATCCACGCGACCTGTTTTGGGATGGCTACAGAGATCACGACCGAGTGATCAGGCTTGCTGCGGAAATGGTAGTGCCGAGGGAGGTCGAAGATGACTTGGGCGCTCCAGCTCGAGCAACTACGACCTTCCTTAGGTACGAAGTCTCCCTCGGCTACGAACGTCCAACAGGTGAAGGTTCAGTCGGCAGGCTCAGTCTTCTTTCGGAGGAATTGCGGCACATCCGCAGAGGAGAAGCCGCCAAGTTTCTGAAGTTCCCCCATAGTGCGAAGCGTTTCCGATCCGCCGTCGTTGTAGGCGAGCGTCGAGGTGGGGCCTTTCTTTCGACCGAGTACCGCGAAAGCGGAACCGTGATCAACGTTCATGGTGATGGCGGCAGCTTTGGAAAACCTCAGCCTCGCGCCGCCGCCCGCGCAGGTCGAACTGTCTTGAGCACCGTGACAACCAACGACTATCCCACAATTCTGGCTGCGCGACGAGAAATGCAAAGTTGGCGGCGCCTAGCGCTCGAACCGTCCGCTCTGCGCGCGCCCGACGGCTTGACGGCGCCGAGGCAGCTGAATCCTGATGGAAGACACCTCGCTGCGACGCTTTATAGGATCGCCCATGATCGCACACAAGCCTCCGGCGAACTCGGCCCCGAGGCCACTTATGCTCGCGTCGCCGGTCGGCTTTCGGATCTGTCGGGCGTCGGCGTCAAAGGATTAACTGTTGAGCTCGACCAAGTCCGAGAGGTGTTCACTCTCTTCCTCGAGGAGAGGGGTGACCTACGCTTGCCAGCTCGCGCATTGTCTGAAGGCACCCTGAGATTCCTGGCCCTGTGCGTTTTACTTGAGGATCCGACATTCACCGGACTGATTTGTATGGAGGAACCGGAGAACGGAATTCATCCTGCCAATCTTCCAGCGATGCTACAGCTTGTGAAAGATCTAGCCGTAGAGCCTGACGAAGCACCCGACGAGACGAATCCGTTCCGCCAGATTATCGTTAATACACATTCTCCTGGCGTCGTTCAGTTGTGCAGCACCGATGATTTGCTTCTGGCGGAAGTTAGACCGCAATTAGCACCTGACGGCAGCTTTGTTAGGGCACTCTCCCTGCTTCCATTCAGGGGTTCGTGGCGGGCCGCGAGTGGAGAACCCTACTTCACTGAAGCGGACGTGATCGCGTACCTGGTCGCCCCGCCGGACACGCAGTTAATGCTGCCCCTGGAGTTCGTCAAGTGA
- a CDS encoding cystathionine gamma-synthase: MSYGFETLAIHAGQEPDERTGAVIPPIFQTSTYAQDAVGAPRLGYEYSRSGNPTRDALQECLAALEGGRHGLTFASGLAAEDTLLRSALRPGDHVVIPDDAYGGTYRLFARVAQPWGVQFTPARLTDADAVRAAVTAQTKMIWVETPTNPLLGVADIAEIAEIAREVGAILVVDNTFASPYLQQPLALGADVVVHSTTKYVGGHSDVVGGALVVNDAELHEKAKFHQNAMGAVNGPFDAWLTLRGVKTLAVRMERHCDNAERVVEFLSGHPAVTQVLYPGLPEHANHDVAAKQMRRFGGMVSFRVGDLAKAERICNSTKVFTLAESLGGIESLIEHPGRMTHASVAGSALEVPADLVRLSVGIETLDDLLADLDNALSA, encoded by the coding sequence ATGTCTTACGGATTCGAGACGCTCGCCATCCACGCCGGTCAAGAGCCGGACGAGCGGACCGGTGCGGTGATCCCGCCGATCTTCCAGACCTCCACGTACGCCCAGGACGCGGTCGGAGCGCCGCGCTTGGGGTACGAGTACTCCCGCAGCGGCAACCCGACCCGGGACGCGCTCCAGGAGTGCCTGGCGGCGCTGGAAGGCGGACGCCACGGGCTGACCTTCGCCAGCGGCCTGGCCGCGGAGGACACCCTGCTCCGGTCGGCGCTACGGCCGGGTGATCACGTCGTGATCCCCGACGACGCGTACGGCGGCACCTATCGCTTGTTCGCCCGGGTCGCGCAGCCTTGGGGCGTACAGTTCACGCCCGCGCGGCTGACCGACGCGGACGCCGTGCGGGCGGCGGTGACCGCCCAGACGAAGATGATCTGGGTCGAGACCCCGACGAACCCGTTGCTGGGCGTCGCGGACATCGCCGAGATCGCCGAGATCGCCCGCGAGGTCGGTGCGATCCTGGTGGTGGACAACACCTTCGCCAGCCCGTATCTGCAGCAGCCGCTGGCGCTCGGCGCGGACGTCGTCGTCCATTCGACGACCAAGTACGTCGGCGGACACTCTGATGTGGTCGGTGGCGCGCTCGTCGTCAACGACGCCGAGCTGCATGAGAAGGCGAAGTTCCACCAGAACGCGATGGGCGCGGTGAACGGCCCGTTCGATGCGTGGCTGACCCTGCGCGGCGTGAAAACCCTCGCCGTACGCATGGAGCGCCACTGCGACAACGCGGAGCGCGTGGTCGAGTTCCTCAGTGGACACCCGGCGGTGACTCAGGTGCTCTACCCGGGGCTGCCCGAGCACGCGAACCACGACGTCGCAGCGAAGCAGATGCGCCGCTTCGGCGGCATGGTCAGCTTCCGCGTCGGCGACCTGGCGAAGGCCGAGCGGATCTGCAACAGCACCAAGGTCTTCACGCTCGCGGAGTCGCTCGGCGGCATCGAGTCGCTGATCGAGCACCCGGGCCGCATGACCCATGCCAGCGTCGCCGGGTCGGCTTTGGAGGTTCCGGCCGACCTCGTACGCCTTTCGGTCGGCATCGAGACCCTCGACGACCTGCTGGCCGATCTGGACAATGCGCTGAGTGCCTAG
- a CDS encoding amidase, whose product MPETWVGATAKQIARAVRRGDASATQVVADHLDYIRANDDQVHAFRALRDSEAAFEAAEVDDQPDLGHLPLAGVPVALKENTPIAGLPTWRGSAAARSEVADADHEVVRRLRGAGAVIVGVTRMPELGLWATTDDDSAVTRNPWNLERTPGGSSGGSAAAVASGLVPIAHGNDGLGSIRIPAACCGLVGLKPGRGVVPAQLGREDWFGLVEHGILATTVADAAVGFSVLAGRTPGKLEHPPRLRVAVSLRSPVAGTAADAANREAVATAANLLVEAGHDTVSADPAYPVGLGLRGLATWFAAAYRDAEDAGLLDAKLQPRSRRHLRMGRWAWNRGMIREEDREGFREKSIAFFGDGNYDILLTPALARTPLPARSWSSRGWLSNVTACLRFAPYAAPWNISGLPALTVPVGVRPDGLPAAVQLVGPPGSELTLLAIAGQFELLHAWRRHAPGFPIAATPARAR is encoded by the coding sequence ATGCCCGAGACGTGGGTCGGCGCGACCGCGAAACAGATCGCGCGCGCGGTGCGTCGCGGTGATGCCTCGGCGACGCAGGTCGTCGCAGATCACCTCGACTACATCCGGGCGAACGACGACCAGGTCCACGCCTTCCGTGCGCTGCGCGACTCGGAGGCCGCCTTCGAGGCGGCCGAGGTCGACGACCAGCCTGACCTGGGCCATCTGCCGCTTGCGGGCGTCCCGGTCGCGCTGAAGGAGAACACGCCCATCGCGGGCCTGCCGACCTGGCGTGGTTCGGCCGCGGCTCGGTCCGAGGTGGCCGACGCCGATCACGAGGTGGTCCGCCGTCTGCGCGGCGCCGGCGCCGTGATCGTCGGTGTGACCCGCATGCCGGAATTGGGACTCTGGGCGACCACCGACGACGACTCGGCAGTGACCCGGAACCCGTGGAACCTCGAGCGGACCCCGGGCGGTTCGTCCGGCGGTTCCGCGGCGGCGGTCGCGTCCGGGCTGGTCCCGATCGCGCACGGCAACGACGGGCTCGGCTCCATCCGGATTCCGGCGGCCTGCTGCGGACTCGTCGGGCTGAAGCCGGGCCGGGGCGTGGTGCCGGCGCAGCTGGGCCGGGAGGACTGGTTCGGCCTGGTCGAGCACGGCATCCTCGCCACCACGGTGGCGGACGCGGCGGTCGGTTTCTCCGTCCTGGCCGGGCGCACGCCGGGCAAGCTGGAGCATCCGCCGCGGCTGCGGGTCGCCGTCTCGCTGCGCTCGCCGGTCGCGGGCACGGCCGCCGACGCGGCCAACCGCGAAGCCGTCGCCACCGCCGCGAACCTGCTCGTCGAGGCGGGCCACGACACCGTCTCGGCCGATCCGGCGTACCCGGTGGGGTTGGGCCTGCGCGGCCTGGCGACCTGGTTCGCCGCGGCCTATCGGGACGCCGAGGACGCCGGGCTGCTGGACGCGAAGCTCCAGCCACGGTCGCGTCGCCATCTGCGGATGGGCCGCTGGGCCTGGAACCGGGGGATGATCCGCGAAGAGGACCGCGAAGGATTCCGGGAGAAGTCGATCGCCTTCTTCGGCGACGGGAACTACGACATCCTGCTGACCCCGGCGTTGGCGCGTACGCCGTTGCCGGCCCGGTCCTGGTCGTCCCGGGGTTGGCTGTCCAATGTCACGGCCTGCCTCCGCTTCGCCCCGTACGCCGCACCCTGGAACATCTCCGGGTTGCCCGCGTTGACCGTGCCGGTCGGCGTACGCCCCGACGGCCTGCCCGCCGCGGTCCAGCTCGTCGGCCCGCCCGGCAGTGAGCTGACCCTGCTGGCCATCGCCGGCCAGTTCGAACTGCTGCACGCGTGGCGCCGGCACGCCCCGGGGTTTCCGATCGCGGCCACCCCCGCACGGGCGCGGTAG
- the msrA gene encoding peptide-methionine (S)-S-oxide reductase MsrA, whose amino-acid sequence MFLRRKMLDLPTPEQALPGRAEAMRVPSSHFVLGTPLTGPFPAGLETAVFGMGCFWGAERLFWKLDGVYTTSVGYAGGLTTNPSYDEVCSGFTGHTEVLEVVFDPARISYAQLLKVFWENHDPTQGMRQGNDVGTQYRSAIYATTPAQLDEALASRDTFAPVVKAAGLDDITTEIAPLGQYYFAEDYHQQYLSKNPDGYCGIGPNGMSCPIGVAKTDA is encoded by the coding sequence ATGTTCCTACGCCGCAAGATGCTCGACCTTCCCACGCCCGAGCAGGCCCTGCCCGGTCGCGCCGAGGCGATGCGGGTGCCTTCGTCCCATTTCGTCCTTGGTACGCCGTTGACCGGCCCCTTCCCGGCCGGCCTGGAGACGGCGGTCTTCGGAATGGGCTGCTTCTGGGGCGCCGAGCGGCTGTTCTGGAAGCTCGACGGGGTCTACACCACATCCGTCGGGTACGCCGGCGGGCTGACCACGAACCCCAGCTATGACGAGGTCTGTTCCGGGTTCACCGGGCACACCGAGGTCCTTGAGGTGGTGTTCGACCCGGCCAGGATCAGCTATGCCCAGCTGCTCAAGGTCTTCTGGGAGAACCACGACCCGACCCAGGGCATGCGCCAGGGCAACGACGTCGGCACGCAATACCGCTCGGCGATCTACGCCACCACTCCAGCGCAGCTCGACGAGGCGCTGGCCTCGCGTGACACGTTCGCGCCGGTGGTCAAGGCGGCCGGCCTCGACGACATCACGACCGAGATCGCCCCGCTCGGCCAGTACTACTTCGCCGAGGACTACCACCAGCAATATCTTTCGAAGAATCCCGATGGATACTGCGGCATCGGGCCGAACGGTATGAGCTGTCCTATCGGTGTCGCCAAGACCGACGCGTGA